AGAGGTtgggatgggcagagctgcaggggagGCAGTGGAGAAGTGAAATCTTTTTGCCAGAAATTAAGAAGTCTTTTGGGGGgctatttttcccctctgccatTTGTCGAGGGAGCGCCAAGCTCCAGAAATTTcctctttaaaagaagaaattctttttcttttttttttttctgaaaaaaataaacctcttCTGCACGCTGGAGGAAATCTCCTCAGAGGTTCCTCTACAGAGCCACTCAGAAAACCCAAAGAGGTGGATTTGGGGGATGATTTCATTGGAAAGGCTGCAACGTGGCCACACTGGTGGCAGCCAAACCATCAACTCCTCCACCTCATCCTCTGATCAGAGGTCCCAGGAGgagccaccacctccctgcagccactAAACCTCTGCCCAGCCAGCAAGCAAAACCATTTCCCACCATTTTCAGGCTGCCAGTAAAAGCCTTTGGCCTTTTAACACCACACAGCTGACTTCTCAGCTTCCCTAAAGGCCAAGAAATGGAATCTTTGGCTGCGGAAAAGCTCTGGTTTGCCACGAAGACGCTGCTGATGGGagactgaaaagcaaagaagatCTCCCACCTGGCCAAGAAAGCTTTCAGAGTGCACCAGCCCTGTTTTGCATAGAAAGagtgaaagaggaaagaggctCCAGGGGTAGAACGAAGAGGAGCACGTCCAGAGTCCCATTTTCTAGCTGGGACCCATCCCACAAACCACCATCCTGCACCACTGAGCCAAAAAGTCTCCTCCTCAACACTAAAGACCAGGATTTCAACACAGAGAAGTGTCCAGATGGTTCCCAGATGGTTCCTGGAGCCAAAGGGTGCTCCCAAGACCCCCAAATTAACTCAAAAGTTTCTTCTCTCATTAGAAATATTTGTTCTGGGGTGAGAAGGTTGGTTTGATACTGAGGAACTGACCCAACCTCTACCCTCAAGGCTTTGAAGGGGAAAATATCTGCCATGGGAGAAGGCTGCttgggtttgggggggctgagagcaccccacagccccccagggcCTTCTCCTAGCCTTGGCTATCGGTGGCTTTGGAAGGTTCTAGGTTGCCCTTCAGCAGGATCTGACTCAGCTCAGGGGACATGTAGTAAGGCCTCTCAGGAGATCCATCGTTCCTCTCCAGATCTTCACCTTTCCATAAATCCCCGGAGGAAGGAGCGGCCGTGGCGAGAGGTGggggaaagcaaaacagaaaaaaaaaacaggagcagaagTGGGGAGAGGTGAAGAGGCAGAGAACATGGAGAcaccagagagaaaagaggggagaatgggaggaaaagagaagagggggaaaacaaaaaaaaaaaaaaaaaaggaaaattgaagTTAGTTGCAGTGAAGCTTCACCAAGACCAAAGCACCAGAAGAGACCAAGAGAGAGAAGGACCAAGAGAGAGCCCAGGACAGGCTGTGGGTTCCCAGTGCTGGCAGGCAAGGGGCGAGCAGAAGCTGGGAAGAAGTTGGCAATGGGAATCGGGAGCAAAAAGCCAAATCTGGAGAATTCTGGGGTTTCAGCCCCAAAGGGAGGGAGGTTTTGCTCCCAGGAACTCCTGCCTGGTGGGAGGGGGATACtcacagaagcagaggaagagggtGTCCACGCACATCCCGTAGACGCTGAAGAACCCGTGGGCAATGAGGTAGGAGCCCACGATCACCGTCTGGAAGAGAAAGTGTGTGGTGACAACACCCACCCAGAGccccccatcccaccacccAGAGCTGGAATCCCCCCTGggaaccaaaccaaacccaaaaacaaaagaggaagaggGTGGGATTGTTGGGACAAAAGGCCTCGGGATGACGGAAGCAGCGGAGGAAGGGTGAGACAAAGGGCTGAGCTCAACGAAGATGCCACCAACAAAGAAGGTCcttcagcagcaggcagaggaggtggcGTGGGAAGGCAGCTGTGTCACCCGAGCTGCTGAATTCCTCGaattccaacccccccccaaaaa
This sequence is a window from Calypte anna isolate BGI_N300 unplaced genomic scaffold, bCalAnn1_v1.p scaffold_98_arrow_ctg1, whole genome shotgun sequence. Protein-coding genes within it:
- the LOC103527974 gene encoding choline transporter-like protein 2 isoform X1, with the translated sequence MRNIIRVAVLDKVTDFLFFLGKLLIVGSVGILAFFFFTHRIKLVEDSAPPLNYYWVPILTVIVGSYLIAHGFFSVYGMCVDTLFLCFCEDLERNDGSPERPYYMSPELSQILLKGNLEPSKATDSQG